Within Actinosynnema pretiosum, the genomic segment TGGGTTCGGTGGTCGTCACCACCAGCTCCTCACTGCTCGGCGGCGATGGCCGTGACCACGACCGCCACCTGCGGCGCAGCCGCACCCGCCATCGCCCCTGCCAACGATCGGACCGCACTATTAATTCAGATGCTTGACTGAATACCAAGGGGGAGAGGTGGTCGAGGTGGACGGCGCCCGTCGTGCGCGGCAGCTGCTGACGTGCCGTCCGGCGGCGGGGCGCCGCGCTCATCCGCCCGCCACCCCGGCATCCCCCGCCCGCACGCGCCCCCGCCGCCCCGGAAGCGGGTTCCCGGCGACGACCTTCTCGTACAGCCGCGACACCTCCCCCGCCAGCGCCGTCGAGGTGTGCCTGGCCAGCACCCGCTCGTAGCCCGCAGCGCCGTAGGCGCTGAGCCGGAGGTCGTCGCCCAGCAGTTTCCGCAGTGCTCTGGCCAGTGCGGCGGGGGAGCCCGGTGGCACGAGGACCCCGGTGACGTGGTCCACCACGATTTCCGCGAGCACGCCGACGGAGGTGGCGACCACGGGGACGCCGCAGGCCATCGCTTCCAGTGCCACGATGCCGAACGGTTGGGTCCTGGCGGCGCACACCACGGCGTCGGCCGAGCGCAGCAGGCTCGCCATCGCGGAGCGCGGCACGCATCCCACCAGGCGCACCCGGTCGGCCACGCCGTGCACCCGCGCGTGGTTCGCCAGGCGTCGCTGCCACTGCCCCGCGTCCGAGGACGGGTCGCCCACGACGACCAGTTCGGTGTCCGGGACGCCCCGCAGCGCGACCACCACGTCCCCCACCCCGTCCGAGGGGTGCCCGGCGCCGACCGCGACGATCCGGCGCGGTGTGAACCGCTCGTCGCACGGCCCACCGGGGTTGAACCGGTCGATGTCCACCCCGTAGGGCACGACGGTGATCTTCGACCGCCGCACCCCGGTCCGCAGCAGCCGCTCCGCCTCCCCGGCGCTGGTGGCCACGATCCCGGCCGCCTCGCCGCCGATCACCCGCCGCACGGCCGGATTGCCGGTCGGGTGCCCACCGGACGGCGCGTGGAAGGTCTGCACCACCGGCAGTCCGAGCGGGGCCGCCGCGCGCAGGGCGACCAGGCCGGAGGGCCACTGGTGGGCGTGGACGACGTCGGGCGGCGCGGACCGCCAGCGGTCGGCCAGGAAGTCACCGACGTTCCCCGAACCCCCGAAGGGGACCCGGAGCACCCGGTACCCCTCGGCCAGCCGCACCGAACCCGGTGCGCCGGAGGCCCACCCCCCGGTGTGCACGGTGACGTCGTGCCCCAGCGCGGTCAGCGCGGAGGACAGGTCGGCCACGTGCCCGGCCCGCCTGGTCGCGGCGGCGTCGAGCGCCGAGCGCGGGCCGGTGTGCAGAGCTATCATCGCGATCTTCATCTGCCTGCTCCTGAGGTGTGCCGCGGACGCGGTCCCCGCCGTGCCGACGAGCGGGAGCGCTCGACCAGGCGCGACGGCTCCAGGGCAGGTCCGGCGCTCGGGCGCACGCCCCTCCGGCTCGGCAGCGCCCCACCCCGCGCGTGTGCTCCACGGGGTGGGGCGGCATCCGAGGGCGCCCCGCCGAACGGGCGGCACGCCGGGTCCAGGGGAGGACGCACGGGTTCTGGAGATCAGCAAGAAGACCCCGATCCGCGCCGAATCCTGCCGGTGCTCCGGCCGCCGGGGTCTGGGGCAGCTGTGTCGCTGTGGAAGGCGCCGGGCCGGTTGGGTCCGGGTCACGACGACGCCCCGGTCCGTTCTAGCAACCGGTTTCCGGCATGTACAGGATCATTGCCTGTTCGGCTGAACCGGGTAGGTCGAGGGCCTACCCGCGGTGTGCCCCCGAGCTTCCAGCAGGAAGCACGTCGGACCGTTCAGCGGTTGTCCCGCGCGAGGATCGCCGCCGTGTCCGCCGTGCCCGTGGTGATGTTCCTGGCCAGCTCGGTGAGGCGGTGGCGGTGGTCGCGGGCGTAGCCGCGCAGCCGGTCGAACGCCTCGTCGAGGGGAATGCCGCCCACGGTGGCCAGGATGCCCTTGGCCTGCTCGATCACGACCCTGCTGCCCAGCGCGGTCTGCAGCTGGTCCGCCAACTGGTCGCCGCGCTCGATGG encodes:
- a CDS encoding glycosyltransferase; this encodes MKIAMIALHTGPRSALDAAATRRAGHVADLSSALTALGHDVTVHTGGWASGAPGSVRLAEGYRVLRVPFGGSGNVGDFLADRWRSAPPDVVHAHQWPSGLVALRAAAPLGLPVVQTFHAPSGGHPTGNPAVRRVIGGEAAGIVATSAGEAERLLRTGVRRSKITVVPYGVDIDRFNPGGPCDERFTPRRIVAVGAGHPSDGVGDVVVALRGVPDTELVVVGDPSSDAGQWQRRLANHARVHGVADRVRLVGCVPRSAMASLLRSADAVVCAARTQPFGIVALEAMACGVPVVATSVGVLAEIVVDHVTGVLVPPGSPAALARALRKLLGDDLRLSAYGAAGYERVLARHTSTALAGEVSRLYEKVVAGNPLPGRRGRVRAGDAGVAGG